GCAGATGGTTCcactctgaaaaaaaaaaagtagaaatTTTCTAAATTAGTTCCACTAAGATAGTCAGATAATAGTCCCGAGACAAGAAAACAAGGAGAATTCACAATGTACGCTCGCAAATCCTCTCTCTTCAGCACAGAGCAACTGATTCCACTCCGAAACAGTTGAAAAGTTTCCAACGATGGTTCCACTCGGATGACAATCCTGAGACAAGAAATTAGGACTAGTTTGTCACAAACTATAAAGCTACCTCTTGAAATAAATGTTactaaaagtctaaaacatatataaaaccaTGAAGACTGTATGAAAACTTTCTAGTGAGGAAAAATAAAGACCCAAGGATTGAGGTTTCTTGCTATGGTGGGCAAACTTTAGCCCTCAAGCTCAATTTTTTCTCCTATGGCAGAAATGTAGAAGAGACTATAAAGATGATCACCAAATTCAAGGATGATTAGAGTCAACACTTTGCAACTTGCTGAACAACAGAACCTAATATTCTTCAGTTATCTATATAATAAGGTTTGTAAGTCCTATATTCTATTGTTTGGAGCCTAATGCTAGCCTAGTTACCTCTACAAATGCCCCGACCTTATTAATCCAACTCTATTCTGCATTTTAGTTTCAAATGGCAGTGGCCTCTACAAATTTGAAGTCCACTCACAAAACCATGCATAACATAGTTTGTATAACTTTTGATTCTGAAAGGGAGAAACAGATATGAACACTAAAACCATAGAGTAACTCACATGTGTTCAAAAACGGAGCAACCCAACCAACAATAGATACCGTAAACTTATATTTACAGAAGTTAACAAAGGAAAGTCAGTCTTCTTAGCAATAGACAAACAAATGCAATAATTTGTTCTCAGCTAGCAATGCAACAGTATTCAATTAAGAGAAACagagtttataataaaacaacTTAAAATGCTGATCAAATGCAAGCAAAGACATACATTACAGATTCCACCTCCATCATTCGCTGATATCCTCAGCAGAACCATCAgagtcatcatcatcctcatcctcatcatccgCCTCCTGAATCTTAGCAATCTCCGCCTGCGCCCTCTCGAGAATCTGCTTCTTCTGCACCTCCATTTCCATATTAAATTCCCTCCTCATCTTCTCCAACTCCATCATCTGCTGCCTCTTACTACTCTCTATACTCTCATAAATCTCCCCAAACTTCTGAATAGAATCCGCCAACACTCTATACGAAGACCCTCCCAACCCCCCACTCCCACCACCACCCCCTCCAAACCCCCCAAACCCATTCTGATCACTCACATTCTCGTTCTCATCATCATCGGTCTCCGACTCCCCCGGACTATCCCTCATCTCATCAACCCCATTCGACTTCTCCAAATACACCCTAGTATTCATAAACACAAACTCCCCATTGTCCACCCCACAAGCCAACCCACATTCCTGCCTCGTGGAACTCGCCATCAGCATTTCCATCTTCTTAAAATACCCCCACTTACTCGAACCCCCTCCTTCGTCGATTTTCGCCTTCTCCTTCTTATACTTCCTCTTCAACATATCCAACATACTCCTACATTGCTTCTCACTCCTCTCCATCTTACACCCCTCCGATACCTTGGCCGCCACGTCACCCCAGTCCTCCGACCTCAGGCTCTTCCTCCCCAGCTGCAGAAACCGGTCCCCCCAAACCTCCAGCAGCACAAACACCGCGTGCTCCGTCCACTCCTCCCGACCCGGCATTTTGACCCGGGGCGCGAATTCATAACCCGAACCCGGCTCCAAATTCCTCAGCTTTCTCTTCTTCGGGTGCCACTCCCAGCCGTTCTCGCCGCCGTCGAAGCTCCGGTGGTTTGGGTGGTGCTGGTACTGCTGctcgacgacgacgacgtcTTGGCCGTAACTCTCCTCGTCCAAATCGTCGTCGTCTTCCGGGTCGTAACGATTCggaggcggcggcggccggGAATAGGGGTTGTTCCGGACGTGGATCGTTCGCCGATTGGAGGAGCTGTGGTGGTAGGGTTTTGGGTGGTACCTCTCGTCGGCTTCCACATCGTCCATTTCGGCCAGGAAAAAGTTGTGACTTTGACAACCCTAATTGGGGAACTGGGTTTGAATTCGAACTCGGAAATCGGAAATTGAGATTGGAAGGGAATGAGGATTCTGATTTCTGAAGGCGAACGAAGCCCTAATGTTTGGTGTATTTGGGGAAGTGACCCCTTTTTGGGatttttgaattgaatttttaGCCCCTAAGTTAGAGACTACTGTAATTTTTCCCCTTGGTCCTTGTAACGCATAAGACACGGCTTGTGACCACGCGAAGTAATAATCGCaatcgtatatatatatgttttaagcatctatttatattaaaactattAATTTAATCTCTTATTAATATTAGATCGTGTATTAACTATTAACCCATCGTGCGCAGAATACTCTTTGGGTTTGACGGATGGTATAGTACATCAGGAAATAAAATAGTTTTCTTGGTTTAAATTGAGCTtgtagaaataaaaaaatctcatATATAAAGTGGGATTATTCCTGTGTTCtacatttccaaaaaaaaaacctatgtGATTAGGAcctagaacaaaaaaaatctcatatATAAAGTCCATTGTGAGTTGTTATTAATGTTCACTTATGTGTTCCGAAATTACTGATAATAACTACTCACGAATTAGAATGCGTGTGTTTTGGTAAGATAATGATTTCTCTTGTACGAGTTGATTTGTTCGAAGTTCGAACTCCATCATGAGTGAGAAACAAGCTCGAGAATGAAATGTGGTTGTGGttaatgaaaaaagaaaaagaaaacatatatCCTTGATTTGAGAGATTCTATCCTGGAGTTGGGTCAATACTAGCACCATTTTAGTAACACTTAAGTAGCAGTGACggatatatatgaagaacatgtGTTTTCCATTCAATTCAGGATAGAAGTCGAACAGTTCAAACTGAAACCAACCAATTCGAACTAACTAAATGGGttttgtttccatttttcTAGCTATACTATAGTTTCCAGAACTGCATGCCATGGTGAGAAAGCACTGATACGTTACATATGTAGACAGATTCTAAATTGAAACCAATTAATTAAGCTAGTGAATTAAGTCCGGAGTTAGTTGTATTTACTTTCCTACTTGACATTCATGCATttggtaaaataaaaatgtaaatGGAATCGAACAGCTGGTTCATAATTTTTAGCATAAAAAACCATCGGGCACCAAAATCTAATGGAAATGTAGCTAATTGTTTGGCATAAGCCAGGATCAGCTATTGTAACCCGTGCTTTCCTTTCACTGTGTAATTAAGCGACCACGAGGGGACTATAAGTGTACACTATGGGAGTGATAACAAGAGTTACAGATCGATGGTTTGGCTCAGGATACTAACTTTGTGGTTTTTTTCATAAACAATGCATATGGAGATGAAATTATGCAGAAATTATAAGTCCACGATTTCGTCAAGATTAATTCAAACACAAACCAAACTTCAAGTATTTGCGTATTAATAGATCAACTGCAGCTGCTTACATGTCACAGGATATATGTAACATGATGGGTACAACACCtcattacattttttttatctcatgCCACTATGCCAGTGAAGAATTACCACCCACACTATACGTACTTCTTTTATTTGAATCAGCTATACGTACTTATTCATTACTCCCTATAATGTGATCAGGTAACCACAAATATTGTAACCATGAAGACTGTAGCTAGTAAAGCTAAATGTTTGATCTTATCGAATGCAATAACGTACAAAAACAACCTAGCTTGTACTTTGACTATATCTTCTGCGAGTTGTGCTACGTAGATCCATGCATTTCTTGAGTAGGTTACGAGTTGGATATGGTAAACAGGGTTAAGATAATTGAGAGGGTAATACGGGTCTTGACTCTTGATCAGTCTTGTCTGATAGAGAATTTATAGCCGCAGGTTGGTAGCAGAATGCGAGATATGGACTTCAAATTCTTATCCAGGTCGAGTTAACCTAGCTAGGCCGTTAGAGATCGCGTGCCGGCATCACTCCCCACTCACATTATTCCTATATATAACCTACTTCCGAGAGTGGAATATTACTTCACTCCTGATCGACTACCGTCTCACTAATTCTGATCATTATGGCAGCACCGAACCACCAGAAGGTGAACTTTGCAGCTCCGAGAAGCTTTTGGAGCCAATTCAAATCTGATATAAAGGAAGCACTCTTTCCCGATGATCCCTTTAGTGGTTTCGGGCAGGAGACGGGCTGTGGCAAAGTCAAGAAAGGGCTGCAGTACTTTGTTCCCATCTTCGGGTGGATCCCCCAGTATAATCTTAAGACTTTCATATCCGATCTCGTCGCCGGTATCACCATTACCAGCCTTGCTATCCCTCAAGGAATTAGCTACGCCGGACTGGCAGGGGTGCCACCCCTCGTTGGCCTATGTAAGTCGTGATGAAATATATTACTTGCAGCACCAGTTTATGAACTtagatatataaataaatgaaagCTAGCTAACTGGTTTTCGTTGTGCAGATACGAGCTTTGTTCCGCCGCTGGTTTATGCAGTTTTTGGGGACTCCAAGTACATGGCCGTCGGAAACGTGGCGTCGGCATCATTACTTATCAAAGATATAATCTCTCAAGTTGTAACGCCGGAAGAAAACCAAACTTTGTTTCTTCACATGATTTTCACAACCACTCTTGTCACAGGCGTCATGCAGATCGTAATGGGTGCTCTAAGGTACTTGAACGTCAAATTAGTCCAGGCCAAGGGGCTCATTAATATGCAATCTAAACTGAAAtcgtttctttattttccagTATTTAAATTAATAGAAGAGTGCGTATTTCATGAATTTTGCAGACTGGGGATTTTCGTAGATTTCTTATCACATTCCACCATCACTGGTTTTATGGCTGGTAGTGCAACTATAATTTGCATGCAACAGTTGAAGGGAATATTTGGACTGACGAAGTTTACGTCCAAAACTGACCTCTTTTCTGTTGTGAAGTGCCTTATCGACTTAAGAAAAGAGGTTGgtatatttctttcttttataaaTGAACTATATTATACCTTGTTTGCTACCAACTCGATCACTAATTCTATTTTGCCTGGAATGACAACCATTATTTACAGCTTTTAAGACTAAGAATTAGGGTCAGTATCCGCAATGCAGTTCAGATTCTCTTCATATCAACCTACTAACCCAGTagacatttttcttttccagtGGCAATGGGAACCTGCAGTTCTTGGTGTTATCTTCATCATTTTCCTTTTTACAACAAAGTGGCTTGTAAGTGCTTTACTACACGAATATAAATATTAACATGAGAATTAGTACCATAGTTAGTGACACTGTATGTACGAAGTTTATCAATCATATGATACAAGCATGCACGTACAGGTTTCTGATaatcatcatatatatgaaatttatgtaattttgCAGAAGGAGAAGAACGCGAAGTTTTTTTTGGTACAAGCAGTTGGTCCACTGGTGGTGGTTATAATTGGCTGCCTTCTTGCTTATTTCTTTGAAATTGATAAGTATCATCATATACCCATTGTAAGTACCAGTACGTACGAAGTCCAATATTATTAGTTATATAGGCTTCTTCATTTCATTTCGATCTCCCTTGTAAGTCGTTGAGGTAAAAAGATCTATGATCTTTCCCCTCCGGAATATCGTAGATCATTATTAGATATCACCCCAAAAGTGATTCGGAATGCTCTCTAATGTTTATATGAAACAGATATATTTTGGTGCTCTTTTGAAAAATTTGGCTTTACATCTTTCTTAGGTTGGAGAGTTGAAGAGAGGACTTAATCCTATCACCGCCCAACATTTTATCTTTGACTTGAAATTATTCCCGGTGGCTTTCAAAGCGGGGACTATCAGTGGCTGTATTGCCCTGGCTGTAAGATTTTAATGAGTTACAACCATAAATTACATcaatttaatatttaatagTAATCCTTAATTTTGAAACACCTTTGATCAATAATCCAGGAAGCAATAGCCGTTGGAAGAGCTTTTGGCGTATTGaagaatgaaaatattgaTGGGAACAAGGAAATGATAGCTCTTGGATTCATGAACGTAATAGGATCTTGCACTTCTTGCCACTTATCTACGGGTACGAGACTCTTTTGGTTAATTAATAGAGATATTTCAAGAGTACATattattatttcattttttttcctactCTACTACCGAAATGCTTATGTCGTTAGTGATGCTTACATATTGGAAATAAGAGACCGATTCCAATCAACTCTTGTCAATAATCATATATTGATCTAGTTTCATATCAATGCAGGACCATTTTCAAAGACTGCGGTGAATTACAACGCGGGAGCAAAGACGCAAATGGCAAATGCCGTCCAGGCGGTGTGTATGCTGATGGTGGTTTTGCTCTTGGCTCCTTTGTTTGGTTACACCCCTCATGTTGCCCTATCTGCCATTATCTTCACCGCCATGATTGGAATCATAGATTACGAGACAGCTATGGGTCTGTGGATTGTTGACAAGTTCGACTTTCTAATCTGCATGGGTTGCTACTTTGCAGTGGTCTTCCGAAGCATGCTTTTCGGTCTTACCCTCTCAGTAAGCATcttgtttctttcttatttACTCGTTATCATCATAAGATGTCATGTATCGATCATGATTCATCTAAATTGATATATGAACGTACTCGTTCATATAttagatctctctctctctctctctctctctctctctctctctctctctctctctctctctctctttttactGTGTTAAACAACAACGGTCAGCAAATCacctatatatgtatatgcctTGAATGTAAACTCTATTGTTTTGGTGGTAAATTAGGTGGCACTTGGTCTCTTGAGATCACTACTTTATGTGGCTAGGCCTGGCACTTGTAAGCTTGGAAAACTCAACCTATCAGACACATCCCTGTATCGGGACTCATCTCAGTACGCGGAGGGATCAAAACATAAAGGTATCCTTGTCTTACAGATCGGCTCCCCCTTGTACTGTCCAAATGGAAACTATGTGCGAGAGAGGTATGCATGCATATTCTTGCATTCAGTACAAACATATATACGTTCGATCATAGATTTGCAGTAATTCTCAACTGCCCCCTTTGCATGGTTGGCTAATTTTCTTGCAGGATTTTGAGATGGGTTCGGGATGAGCAAGCCGCTAACAGAGATGTTATTGAGCATGTCTTGCTCGATTTATCCGGTACAAAAGCATGGCTAAATAGGCTAATTGTGTTCGATATAGATTATTGAATTTCTTATTCTAATATTCGAGTTTCGCTTATATTTTAGGAGTCGTCACCATTGACGTCCCTAGCCTTGGAACATTGGAAGAGATACGTAAAACCCTAGCTGTAAAGGGCATTAAGGTAAGCAATGATCGAAAATCGCTTCTGTCTTCTTATCAATTCATCATCTCCATTAAATATAAACCAGCAGCACACTAAAAAAAAGTTGGCAGTAAACAGATTTAAATGTGGCTAGCATGTGAGTGTTATCTATGTGGCCAATCTCCAAAACCTCACAAAACCCCATAAATGTGGCTTGTTAATTATAAATATTGTTAACAAGCAATATATTAAGGAGTTTTGTAAGGTCTTGGTGGGTAGGCCACATGGGTAACACATATACTAGCCACATTTAAATGTGCTTATCGCCAATTTTTTTGTAGTGGCAAGGCGAAAACGCAtcttcattcttttttcttcttcttgcaaCTAATTAATGGTTTGTTTCTGTTAAAATCTTTCAGATGGGACTGATTAACCCGAGAATAAAGGTACTGGAGAAGATGCAACTATCAAAAAAATTAGACATGATCGGGAAGGAGAATATTTACTTGTCAGTGGAGGATGCAGTCGAATCATGCAGGTTCGCACTTGACAGATCAACTGAAGACAGTGGTTCATCACCTCAGCTTTCTGATGATGTATAGTTTTGATGTACTTACATCATTGTGGCTGCAATTAGCTCTATCTAGCTAGTGTCTTTTGTTCggtcaaatatgatttgtgttAGTGGGAATAAATAATTACTGTGATAGCTAGCTAGGTTTTTTCAGTGTTGAAAGTAAAACTAAGCAAAAGTgtaattggtttttttttcttttctaaatcAGGAACTTTGCTTGTTAATTTGCTCTCTTTCTTATAGCAATCAGTATCGGATTAAATTCTAGTTGCTTATTGTGTTTCAAAGTCTTCCATGTAATAATCCAATCCAACCACATATAACCATTGCCATTatactcttatatatataattatatagacAGGCAAACTCAAAAATTTACGAGCAATCTACCATCACCATTAATTTAAGCGGTAAACTACCTATTGCAGCTGGAATGAAGTATGTTGTTACCGTCGGTTGGGAACCCATCTTGAATTCCTTGAAagaattctttaaaaaaaaattaaatgatgCTTCAtctattgataaaaaaaaaagtgatgcTACCTACATCTCAGTCTTTTACTTTGGTTTGACATGTTTCACACGGACCACACAACAATTTCTGACGACCAAGAGGGTCTTCGAATATACATTGAAAATCATATAATCCATCTCATTGATTTTAAGAGACAAGCGAGTATATTGGTCTTCGAATATACATTGAAAATCATATAATCCATCTCATTTATTCTAATAGACAAGTAAGTAATATTGTTACATGAATCGGAGTTCATACAAACTCGAGACTAGTCGTTGAATTATAATGCGACTAGTCGTAGATTCAAACTCAAGATTTctcatttataatttattttggtTTCGCCGAAgttaaaaggaaaaatcggCCCACGTTAAGCCCAACCGAATTGACGTTCTGGT
This genomic interval from Argentina anserina chromosome 1, drPotAnse1.1, whole genome shotgun sequence contains the following:
- the LOC126804988 gene encoding trihelix transcription factor ENAP1; the protein is MDDVEADERYHPKPYHHSSSNRRTIHVRNNPYSRPPPPPNRYDPEDDDDLDEESYGQDVVVVEQQYQHHPNHRSFDGGENGWEWHPKKRKLRNLEPGSGYEFAPRVKMPGREEWTEHAVFVLLEVWGDRFLQLGRKSLRSEDWGDVAAKVSEGCKMERSEKQCRSMLDMLKRKYKKEKAKIDEGGGSSKWGYFKKMEMLMASSTRQECGLACGVDNGEFVFMNTRVYLEKSNGVDEMRDSPGESETDDDENENVSDQNGFGGFGGGGGGSGGLGGSSYRVLADSIQKFGEIYESIESSKRQQMMELEKMRREFNMEMEVQKKQILERAQAEIAKIQEADDEDEDDDDSDGSAEDISE
- the LOC126793216 gene encoding probable sulfate transporter 3.5: MAAPNHQKVNFAAPRSFWSQFKSDIKEALFPDDPFSGFGQETGCGKVKKGLQYFVPIFGWIPQYNLKTFISDLVAGITITSLAIPQGISYAGLAGVPPLVGLYTSFVPPLVYAVFGDSKYMAVGNVASASLLIKDIISQVVTPEENQTLFLHMIFTTTLVTGVMQIVMGALRLGIFVDFLSHSTITGFMAGSATIICMQQLKGIFGLTKFTSKTDLFSVVKCLIDLRKEWQWEPAVLGVIFIIFLFTTKWLKEKNAKFFLVQAVGPLVVVIIGCLLAYFFEIDKYHHIPIVGELKRGLNPITAQHFIFDLKLFPVAFKAGTISGCIALAEAIAVGRAFGVLKNENIDGNKEMIALGFMNVIGSCTSCHLSTGPFSKTAVNYNAGAKTQMANAVQAVCMLMVVLLLAPLFGYTPHVALSAIIFTAMIGIIDYETAMGLWIVDKFDFLICMGCYFAVVFRSMLFGLTLSVALGLLRSLLYVARPGTCKLGKLNLSDTSLYRDSSQYAEGSKHKGILVLQIGSPLYCPNGNYVRERILRWVRDEQAANRDVIEHVLLDLSGVVTIDVPSLGTLEEIRKTLAVKGIKMGLINPRIKVLEKMQLSKKLDMIGKENIYLSVEDAVESCRFALDRSTEDSGSSPQLSDDV